The following coding sequences are from one Beggiatoa alba B18LD window:
- a CDS encoding enoyl-CoA hydratase yields the protein MNYNNLLLEIHDNVALIKLNRPKALNALSPELMQELTDALDSCEADPAIHVMILTGNEKAFAAGADIKAMKDFSYMDAYKQNFITRDWERLTRCRKPVIAAVAGYALGGGCEVAMMCDFIIAADNAKFGQPEVNIGIMPGAGGTQRLTRLIGKSKAMEMCLTGRMMDAQEAERAGLVSRIVPTDKLLDEVMSTATQIAKLSQPVVMMAKECVNRAYESSLAEGLLFERRAFHAAFALEDQKEGMAAFTEKRPPNFQHR from the coding sequence ATGAACTACAACAATCTTCTGCTGGAAATTCATGATAATGTTGCGCTTATCAAATTAAATCGCCCCAAAGCCCTTAACGCATTATCCCCTGAACTCATGCAAGAATTAACGGATGCGTTAGACAGTTGCGAAGCTGACCCTGCTATTCATGTGATGATTTTAACAGGCAATGAAAAAGCCTTTGCGGCAGGGGCAGACATTAAAGCCATGAAAGACTTTAGCTATATGGATGCCTATAAACAGAACTTTATCACGCGAGACTGGGAACGTTTAACCCGTTGCCGTAAACCTGTGATTGCCGCAGTTGCAGGCTACGCACTGGGAGGCGGGTGTGAAGTAGCGATGATGTGCGACTTTATCATTGCTGCCGACAATGCCAAATTTGGTCAACCTGAAGTAAATATCGGCATTATGCCCGGTGCGGGCGGTACGCAACGCCTAACTCGCTTAATTGGCAAATCTAAAGCCATGGAAATGTGTTTAACAGGGCGCATGATGGATGCGCAAGAAGCAGAACGGGCGGGTTTGGTTAGTCGTATTGTCCCTACAGACAAACTCCTTGATGAAGTCATGAGTACCGCCACCCAAATTGCAAAACTCTCACAACCCGTTGTTATGATGGCGAAAGAATGCGTTAATCGTGCTTATGAAAGCAGTTTAGCGGAAGGTTTGCTATTTGAACGTCGCGCCTTTCATGCTGCTTTTGCCTTAGAAGACCAAAAAGAAGGCATGGCAGCCTTTACCGAGAAACGCCCGCCGAATTTTCAACATCGTTAA
- a CDS encoding VWA domain-containing protein, whose product MVDNAERLRRWRLLLGGGAADGTGCQLGKEDTRLDSTLSQLYDSDSRKGGLGSSAPNIARWLGDIREYFPQSVVQVMQKDAIERLNLGALLLQPELLETLEADVHLVANIVSLNRSMPEKTKETARLVVNKVVNQLLEKLELTMQQAVRGSLNRARRNNRPRHAEIDWLRTIRANLKHYQADYKSIIPQTLIGYARKQRRTLQDIILCVDQSGSMASSVVYASIFAAVMASIPAVKTQMIVFDTVVMDLTDMLVDPVDVLFGTQLGGGTDINNALAYCEKLVTKPEDTTLVLITDLYEGGDAKALVGRAANLVRAGVQVITLLALNDDGSPIYDTRLAQAFASLGIPTFACTPDQFPDLMAIALSRQDISQWAATNNIVLASSIN is encoded by the coding sequence ATGGTAGATAATGCAGAGCGTTTGCGGCGTTGGCGGTTGTTATTGGGGGGCGGTGCGGCAGATGGGACGGGTTGCCAATTGGGCAAAGAGGATACTCGCCTCGATAGCACCTTGTCGCAGTTATACGATAGCGATTCGCGTAAAGGGGGGCTAGGCAGTTCTGCACCAAATATTGCTCGTTGGTTAGGCGATATTCGCGAATATTTCCCGCAAAGCGTTGTCCAAGTCATGCAAAAAGACGCGATAGAGCGTTTAAATTTAGGTGCGTTACTCTTGCAACCTGAGCTTTTAGAAACGTTAGAAGCAGATGTCCATTTAGTGGCAAACATCGTTTCGCTTAATCGTTCTATGCCTGAAAAGACGAAAGAAACCGCGCGTTTAGTTGTCAATAAAGTAGTTAATCAGTTATTGGAAAAACTGGAATTAACCATGCAGCAAGCGGTGCGTGGCAGTTTAAACCGCGCAAGACGAAATAACCGCCCACGTCATGCAGAAATCGACTGGTTACGTACTATTCGCGCCAATTTAAAACATTATCAAGCTGATTATAAAAGTATTATTCCACAAACCTTAATCGGTTATGCCCGTAAACAACGGCGCACATTACAAGATATTATCCTCTGTGTTGACCAATCAGGCTCAATGGCAAGTAGCGTGGTTTATGCCAGCATTTTTGCGGCGGTCATGGCATCTATTCCAGCCGTTAAAACTCAGATGATTGTTTTTGATACGGTTGTTATGGATTTAACGGACATGCTGGTCGACCCTGTCGATGTGCTATTCGGCACACAATTAGGCGGGGGCACAGATATTAATAACGCACTCGCTTATTGTGAAAAATTAGTAACGAAACCTGAAGATACAACTTTAGTCTTAATCACCGATTTATACGAAGGTGGCGATGCTAAAGCCCTCGTCGGGCGGGCAGCCAATTTAGTGCGGGCGGGCGTACAAGTCATTACTTTATTAGCGTTAAATGATGACGGTTCGCCCATTTATGACACCCGCTTAGCGCAAGCTTTTGCCAGCTTGGGCATTCCAACCTTTGCTTGTACCCCTGACCAATTCCCCGATTTAATGGCGATTGCTTTAAGTCGTCAAGATATTAGCCAATGGGCAGCTACCAATAATATAGTCTTAGCCAGTAGTATTAATTAA
- the argA gene encoding amino-acid N-acetyltransferase has product MSSESEYSQQFVEWFRQASPYIHAHRGKTVVISFVGEAVQSPYFRNLIHDIALLNSLGIRIVLIHGVRTQIDEELAIRGQKPNYANGLRITDEITLSCVKAACGEVSSIIESYLSMGLTNSPTADVRIRTASGNFITARPVGVRDGVDYIYTGEVRRIDTEAITRRLDEGCIVLVPPMGYSPTGEAFNLLTEEVATEVAIGLRAHKWVCLTEAEGIFDHEGRLVQQFTLLEAQRFLTTSTLPDHIKRQLANAIRACQKGVHRVHLVTDDIDGALLMELFSRDGVGTLISTDPFEHLRKATIDDVAGLIELIRPLEEAGILVRRSREKLEMEINHFTLQERDGMIIACAAIYPFTEENMAELACVAVHPAYQGSDRGDMLLAYAEREARRMGVRCLFVLTTHTAHWFQERGFIAANIDVLPVARRGLYNYQRNSKVFIKQL; this is encoded by the coding sequence ATGTCATCTGAATCTGAATATTCCCAGCAGTTCGTCGAATGGTTTCGGCAAGCCTCCCCCTATATTCATGCACATCGGGGAAAAACCGTTGTGATTAGCTTTGTGGGAGAAGCCGTACAAAGCCCCTATTTTAGAAATCTCATTCATGATATTGCCTTACTAAATAGTCTTGGCATTCGTATCGTATTAATTCACGGCGTGCGTACCCAAATTGATGAAGAACTCGCAATTCGCGGGCAAAAGCCAAACTATGCCAATGGATTACGTATTACTGATGAAATTACGCTAAGTTGCGTTAAAGCTGCTTGTGGTGAAGTCAGCAGTATCATTGAAAGCTATTTATCGATGGGTCTTACAAACTCCCCAACTGCTGATGTACGTATTCGAACCGCATCAGGTAACTTTATCACGGCTCGCCCTGTTGGCGTGCGCGATGGTGTGGACTACATCTATACAGGCGAAGTTCGACGCATTGACACAGAAGCCATTACGCGCCGTTTAGATGAAGGCTGCATCGTCCTTGTCCCCCCAATGGGCTACTCACCCACAGGCGAAGCCTTTAACCTACTGACTGAAGAAGTAGCTACCGAGGTCGCCATTGGGTTACGCGCCCATAAATGGGTTTGTTTAACTGAAGCCGAAGGCATTTTCGACCACGAAGGGCGATTAGTTCAACAGTTTACCTTGCTAGAAGCCCAACGCTTTTTAACCACCAGCACCTTACCCGACCACATAAAACGCCAACTTGCCAATGCAATTCGTGCCTGTCAAAAAGGCGTGCATCGAGTGCATTTAGTCACCGACGACATTGATGGCGCGTTACTCATGGAACTCTTTAGCCGTGATGGCGTTGGCACATTAATCAGTACAGACCCCTTTGAACACCTGCGCAAAGCCACCATTGATGATGTAGCAGGCTTAATTGAACTCATCCGCCCATTAGAAGAAGCAGGCATACTAGTCAGACGCTCCCGCGAAAAATTAGAAATGGAAATCAACCATTTCACCCTACAAGAACGTGACGGCATGATTATCGCGTGCGCGGCTATCTACCCCTTTACCGAAGAAAACATGGCAGAACTCGCTTGCGTTGCCGTACACCCAGCCTATCAAGGCTCAGACCGTGGCGACATGTTACTGGCTTATGCAGAACGAGAAGCTCGCCGAATGGGCGTTCGTTGTCTTTTTGTCCTCACCACCCACACCGCCCACTGGTTTCAAGAACGCGGATTTATTGCCGCCAACATCGACGTACTCCCTGTTGCTCGACGCGGGCTTTACAACTACCAACGCAACTCTAAAGTATTCATTAAACAACTTTAA
- a CDS encoding DUF6901 family protein has product MFDSRQMFIEYTFTMDDGKVLQYKINFERPRPNLLNKEDYPQWTELDFHQCSNCPLETKSHSHCPAAIDAKEIILGFREILSCSAADVRVKTPEREYIKRSDAQTGLRALIGFVMATSACPLLSKMRGMAHYHLPFASLDEIVFRVTSSYLLTQYYIHQDGGVADLELNGLKKFYEEMQTLNYDFLQRIRAASEADSNLDVLSTLFSISALLSLRLEPHLEKLKPLFVDKNMTNNTKK; this is encoded by the coding sequence ATGTTCGACAGTCGGCAAATGTTTATTGAATACACTTTCACAATGGATGATGGCAAAGTCTTACAATACAAAATTAATTTTGAAAGACCCCGCCCCAACCTCCTTAACAAAGAAGACTACCCACAGTGGACAGAATTAGATTTCCATCAATGTAGTAATTGTCCTTTAGAAACTAAATCTCATTCACACTGTCCTGCAGCAATAGACGCAAAAGAAATTATTTTAGGATTTCGCGAGATTTTATCGTGTAGTGCAGCCGATGTACGGGTTAAAACACCAGAGCGGGAATATATCAAACGCTCAGACGCACAAACAGGATTGCGGGCATTAATTGGCTTTGTGATGGCAACAAGTGCCTGTCCTTTACTTTCAAAAATGCGTGGCATGGCACATTATCACCTACCCTTTGCCTCGCTAGATGAAATCGTCTTTCGTGTTACCTCCTCTTATTTATTAACACAATACTACATCCATCAAGATGGCGGTGTTGCTGATTTAGAATTGAACGGCTTAAAGAAATTCTATGAGGAAATGCAGACGCTTAATTACGATTTTTTACAACGCATTCGAGCAGCCAGCGAAGCTGATTCCAATTTAGATGTTTTATCGACCTTATTCTCGATTTCTGCGTTACTTTCCCTCCGCTTAGAACCCCATTTAGAAAAGTTAAAACCCTTATTTGTTGATAAAAACATGACAAATAACACAAAAAAATAG
- a CDS encoding DUF6901 family protein, with translation MYIEYTFTMDDGKVLNYKVEFYRPREHLLEQDKYPHWTLLEFHQCPNCPLQKSHYSHCPPAIDAYEILLGFADIISCHEVDIHVKTPEREYFKRTDAQTGLRAIIGFVMASSACPLLSKMRGMAYYHLPFASLDETVFRVTASYMLEQYYNHKKNRAVDLDFTNLKQRFKETQTVNYHFLERIRAATEADSNLNVLATLFTISSMLSLSLERHLKDIEYLFD, from the coding sequence ATGTATATCGAATATACCTTCACAATGGATGATGGAAAGGTCTTGAACTACAAAGTTGAGTTTTATAGACCCAGAGAACATCTATTAGAACAAGACAAATACCCCCATTGGACGCTTTTAGAATTTCACCAATGTCCTAACTGCCCCCTACAAAAATCACACTATTCCCATTGTCCCCCCGCCATTGATGCCTACGAAATCCTACTTGGGTTTGCCGATATTATTTCCTGTCATGAAGTCGATATTCATGTAAAAACGCCAGAACGTGAATACTTTAAACGAACCGATGCCCAGACAGGGCTACGTGCAATTATCGGTTTTGTGATGGCAAGTAGTGCATGTCCACTCCTTTCTAAAATGCGAGGAATGGCTTATTATCATCTACCCTTTGCGTCATTGGATGAAACAGTCTTTCGTGTGACGGCTTCCTATATGTTAGAACAGTATTACAATCATAAGAAAAACAGAGCTGTAGATTTAGACTTTACAAATTTAAAACAACGTTTTAAAGAAACCCAAACCGTTAATTATCATTTTTTAGAACGTATCCGTGCAGCAACTGAGGCAGATTCCAACCTAAACGTACTCGCCACACTATTCACCATCTCATCTATGTTGTCTTTATCGTTGGAAAGACACCTAAAAGATATAGAATATTTGTTTGATTAA
- a CDS encoding pentapeptide repeat-containing protein yields MKRILIIISLALFIGTLSPSFAANSTHVEKLKTSKNCPRCSLDGASLAGANLARAKLRGADLSRARLRGTNLRGADLVGANLSNAELRRVNLRGANLSNANLSGANLRGANLRGANLRGANLSGADMGGAIIKDAKLDGAIGANLDGTKR; encoded by the coding sequence ATGAAAAGAATTCTAATTATCATCAGCCTAGCATTATTTATAGGGACACTCTCCCCTTCATTTGCCGCCAACTCTACTCATGTCGAAAAGCTAAAAACGTCGAAAAACTGTCCGCGTTGTAGCTTAGATGGTGCGAGTTTAGCGGGTGCTAACCTTGCACGGGCTAAACTGCGCGGTGCGGACTTAAGTCGGGCGCGGTTACGGGGGACGAATTTACGGGGGGCTGATTTAGTTGGAGCTAATTTGTCAAATGCGGAATTGCGTCGTGTCAATCTGCGCGGTGCAAATTTAAGCAATGCAAATTTAAGTGGTGCAAATTTACGCGGGGCTAACTTGCGAGGCGCGAATTTACGGGGCGCGAATTTGTCAGGGGCGGATATGGGTGGTGCAATTATTAAGGATGCTAAGTTAGACGGTGCAATTGGTGCAAACTTGGATGGTACAAAGCGTTAA
- a CDS encoding HsdM family class I SAM-dependent methyltransferase: MDTREIAQKLWEPAKALQENGLAYHEYVDNLTWLLFLKIAPAIDLIEQLPVHLNWRVLLTTPTPSRLAYYQQALMTLRQSAHPSIAALFSQARTQLKNAQELNQLIDVLSILDDVVIDDLGEIYGEFLDRYALDDHEHVVPPRSLVDTLIILTQPQAGEVIHDPVADIAGFLVAADQYIQVTCDYETQPEDETIPTYAKSTLLGIEQDLTRQRLAIMHCLLHEIDDKPHLPVQWGNSLLMERHQVPHIDLVLSSLVSVTDIHHETVQQTQTLALLRHCYRNLKPKGRAAIIVPDSLLHATGHAQRVRKELLDNFVVHTILRLPHGVFYPHQIPAHVLFFYRSESALECTQQVWFYDMRSQSVGFGRHLRLNRQHLMGFETVFGEDCYGTSPRQEEGKTSRWHSYSRQWLAKNEDNLDLAYLQEETHEPIDSIYYAGHESIWTFLESAVAELEDLRDLLGD, translated from the coding sequence ATGGATACACGAGAGATTGCACAAAAACTTTGGGAGCCCGCAAAAGCGTTACAAGAAAATGGGCTTGCTTATCATGAGTACGTGGATAACTTAACGTGGCTACTATTTTTGAAAATAGCCCCCGCTATCGATTTAATTGAACAATTGCCTGTTCATTTAAACTGGCGTGTTTTATTAACAACGCCAACCCCCTCACGACTTGCTTATTATCAACAAGCACTAATGACGTTAAGACAAAGTGCTCACCCCAGTATCGCCGCGCTTTTTTCACAAGCTCGTACCCAACTTAAAAATGCACAGGAATTAAATCAACTGATTGATGTCTTAAGTATCTTAGATGATGTAGTCATTGACGATTTAGGGGAAATTTATGGCGAGTTTTTAGACCGCTATGCACTGGATGACCACGAGCACGTTGTGCCACCACGCTCACTTGTAGATACCCTCATTATTTTGACACAACCCCAAGCGGGTGAAGTGATTCATGACCCCGTCGCAGACATTGCAGGCTTTTTAGTTGCTGCTGACCAATATATACAAGTGACCTGTGATTATGAAACACAACCAGAAGATGAAACGATACCAACCTATGCAAAATCAACCCTCTTAGGGATTGAACAAGATTTAACCCGTCAACGGTTAGCCATCATGCACTGTTTATTACATGAAATTGATGATAAACCACATCTTCCTGTGCAATGGGGAAACAGCTTATTAATGGAGCGACATCAAGTACCCCATATTGATTTGGTTCTAAGCTCCCTTGTTTCTGTGACAGATATCCATCACGAAACAGTGCAACAGACCCAAACTTTAGCTTTGCTACGTCATTGTTATCGTAATTTAAAACCTAAAGGACGTGCCGCGATTATTGTGCCTGATAGTTTGTTACATGCAACAGGACATGCTCAACGTGTTAGAAAAGAACTATTAGATAATTTTGTAGTACATACCATTTTACGATTACCACACGGCGTATTTTATCCGCATCAAATTCCTGCCCATGTACTGTTTTTCTACCGCAGTGAATCTGCACTAGAATGCACACAACAAGTATGGTTTTACGATATGCGCAGCCAATCAGTCGGTTTTGGGCGACATCTGCGGTTAAATCGACAACATTTAATGGGGTTTGAAACAGTTTTCGGCGAAGATTGTTATGGCACAAGCCCACGCCAAGAAGAAGGCAAAACAAGCCGCTGGCATAGTTATAGTCGCCAATGGTTAGCGAAAAATGAAGATAATTTAGACCTAGCTTATTTGCAAGAAGAGACACATGAGCCAATTGACTCAATATATTATGCAGGACACGAAAGTATTTGGACGTTTCTAGAAAGCGCAGTTGCTGAATTGGAAGATTTACGCGATTTATTAGGGGATTAG
- a CDS encoding CBS domain-containing protein: MSHRLYTLKPTDTVHQARQLMLDKHIRHIPIVDNHGTFLGLITKHDILALSVSELADIEPQERIEIESGIPLSQVMLTEVVVAQESTNLLEAARFILEQKHGCLPVFRDQQLTGMLTEADFVKLAIHLMERLAQA, from the coding sequence ATGAGTCACCGATTATACACACTCAAGCCAACAGACACGGTTCATCAGGCACGGCAATTAATGCTTGATAAACATATCCGTCATATTCCTATTGTGGACAATCATGGCACATTTTTGGGATTAATCACAAAACATGACATTTTAGCACTCTCAGTTTCAGAACTTGCAGATATAGAACCGCAAGAGCGTATAGAAATTGAATCGGGGATTCCGCTCAGTCAAGTGATGCTAACAGAGGTTGTCGTTGCACAAGAGAGCACCAATTTATTAGAAGCTGCTCGTTTTATCTTAGAACAAAAACATGGTTGTTTACCTGTTTTTAGAGATCAACAGTTGACAGGAATGTTAACCGAAGCAGATTTTGTCAAGTTAGCCATTCACTTAATGGAAAGACTCGCCCAAGCATAA
- the apbC gene encoding iron-sulfur cluster carrier protein ApbC, with protein sequence MTAITQQQVEFAIQSYVDPYLQKDLISAKAIKSIQIDGDKVALDIQFGYPSKSYNAVLTKQLQQLVSGIQGVSTVTVSISNKVITHAVQKGVKPLQGVKNVIAIASGKGGVGKSTTAVNFALALAAEGATVGLLDADIYGPSQPRMLGVKEKPESKDGRTLEPIIRYHLQSMSIGYLVEEDAPTIWRGPMVMQALEQLLRDTNWRDLDYLVIDLPPGTGDTQLTLVQKIPVSGVVIVTTPQDIALIDALKGLKMFEQVNVPVLGIVENMSIHICSQCGHAEHIFGVGGGERMAKEHKVDFLGALPLDIQIREDADNGQPTVIANPDGKIAQMYLEIARRVTGKLSLQAKDYSNKFPTIMVQNT encoded by the coding sequence ATGACCGCTATTACACAACAACAGGTCGAATTTGCCATTCAATCTTATGTAGACCCCTATCTACAAAAAGATTTAATCTCTGCAAAAGCGATTAAATCTATTCAAATTGATGGCGATAAGGTTGCGCTAGATATTCAATTCGGTTATCCCAGTAAAAGTTATAACGCTGTGCTGACAAAGCAATTACAGCAATTAGTCAGTGGTATCCAAGGCGTTAGCACAGTAACTGTCAGTATTAGCAATAAAGTCATTACACACGCCGTGCAAAAAGGCGTTAAACCCCTACAAGGGGTTAAAAATGTTATTGCTATTGCCTCAGGTAAAGGTGGTGTTGGTAAATCAACGACAGCTGTTAATTTTGCATTAGCACTTGCCGCAGAAGGGGCAACCGTTGGTCTTTTAGATGCAGATATTTATGGACCTAGTCAACCACGTATGTTAGGCGTGAAAGAAAAGCCAGAATCTAAAGATGGTCGGACATTAGAGCCGATTATTCGCTACCATTTGCAATCCATGTCTATTGGTTATTTAGTAGAAGAAGATGCCCCCACGATTTGGCGGGGTCCTATGGTAATGCAAGCACTAGAACAATTATTGCGGGATACTAATTGGCGCGATTTAGACTATTTAGTCATCGATTTACCCCCTGGAACAGGTGATACCCAATTAACCTTAGTGCAAAAGATTCCTGTGAGTGGCGTAGTTATTGTGACCACGCCACAAGATATTGCCTTGATTGACGCGCTGAAAGGCTTAAAAATGTTTGAACAAGTCAACGTGCCTGTTTTAGGCATTGTGGAAAACATGAGTATCCACATCTGTAGTCAATGCGGACATGCCGAACATATTTTTGGCGTTGGCGGTGGTGAGCGAATGGCAAAAGAGCACAAGGTTGATTTTCTAGGCGCATTACCGTTAGACATCCAAATTCGTGAGGATGCTGATAATGGGCAACCGACGGTTATTGCCAATCCTGACGGCAAAATTGCACAAATGTATTTAGAGATTGCACGCCGTGTCACAGGTAAACTGTCATTGCAAGCGAAAGACTATAGCAATAAATTCCCAACCATCATGGTTCAAAATACCTAA
- the dcd gene encoding dCTP deaminase — MGIKSDNWIRQMAENHGMIEPFTPDQVKADASGRIVSYGTSSYGYDLRCANEFKIFTNINSTIVDPKHFDAGSFVDVIADICIIPPNSFALARSVEYFRIPRDVLVICVGKSTYARCGIIVNVTPLEPEWEGHVTLEFSNTTPLPAKIYANEGVAQVLFLGADELCETSYKDRGGKYQGQRGVTLPKT; from the coding sequence ATGGGCATTAAATCAGATAATTGGATACGCCAAATGGCGGAAAATCATGGCATGATAGAGCCATTTACCCCTGATCAAGTTAAAGCAGATGCATCAGGGCGAATTGTTTCTTATGGCACGTCCAGCTATGGCTACGACTTGCGCTGTGCAAATGAATTCAAAATTTTTACCAATATCAACTCGACAATTGTTGACCCCAAGCACTTCGATGCAGGCAGTTTTGTCGACGTTATTGCAGACATTTGCATTATTCCGCCAAACTCCTTTGCACTCGCTCGTAGTGTTGAATACTTCCGCATTCCCCGCGATGTGCTCGTTATTTGCGTTGGCAAGTCCACCTATGCACGGTGTGGCATTATCGTCAATGTCACCCCTTTAGAACCTGAATGGGAAGGACATGTAACCCTAGAGTTTTCCAACACAACCCCGCTACCCGCTAAAATATATGCTAATGAAGGCGTTGCCCAAGTTCTGTTTTTAGGCGCGGATGAATTGTGCGAAACCTCTTACAAAGATCGAGGTGGAAAATATCAAGGACAACGTGGCGTAACATTGCCTAAAACTTAA
- a CDS encoding Maf family protein, whose product MTIHSGFALQGYTLVLASTSPFRKNLLTRLGLPFETIAPQVDETPLVGETPLALVTRLSILKAQAVQTVYPRGLIIGSDQVAIIDGEIVGKPHTHENAVQQLSRASGNTVSFLTGLCLLNSVTGLYQVEVIPFKVVFRPLTATQIENYLRLEQPYNCAGSFRSESLGIALMEAMQGDDPNALVGLPLMRLIRLLENEGVCLI is encoded by the coding sequence ATGACAATACATTCTGGGTTTGCTTTACAAGGTTATACATTGGTGTTGGCTTCAACTTCACCATTTCGTAAAAATTTATTAACTCGTTTAGGGTTGCCTTTTGAGACGATTGCCCCACAAGTGGATGAAACGCCTTTAGTCGGTGAAACTCCATTAGCGTTGGTGACTCGTTTATCTATTTTAAAGGCGCAAGCTGTACAAACTGTTTATCCACGTGGTTTGATTATTGGTTCTGATCAGGTTGCTATTATTGACGGGGAAATTGTTGGTAAACCGCATACGCATGAAAATGCAGTACAGCAGTTGTCAAGGGCAAGTGGTAATACAGTCAGTTTTTTAACAGGACTGTGTTTGCTAAATAGTGTTACAGGTTTGTATCAGGTTGAAGTTATCCCGTTTAAAGTGGTTTTTCGTCCTTTAACGGCAACGCAAATCGAGAATTATTTACGATTAGAGCAACCTTATAACTGTGCAGGTAGTTTTCGCTCAGAAAGTTTAGGGATTGCTTTAATGGAGGCGATGCAGGGCGATGATCCAAACGCCTTAGTTGGTTTGCCTTTAATGCGATTAATTCGTTTATTGGAAAATGAGGGCGTGTGTTTGATTTAA
- a CDS encoding YceD family protein yields the protein MLKDLPELIDPIRLAQQGVNLRGLLPIAQMTRIHDSLCDTQGDVAIDWQFSKDEQARPIIQGTLKAQLVITCQRCLQPMVFELNAPVALMILRSEQDEEDVPEPFEALTLEKTPVSLSDMIEDELVLAIPIVTYHEQCPQHDYVLPDSTPIIESKPVQNPFTILSTLKKS from the coding sequence ATGTTGAAAGACCTGCCAGAACTCATTGATCCCATCCGACTCGCACAACAAGGTGTCAACCTACGTGGGCTATTGCCTATCGCACAAATGACACGGATTCATGATAGTTTATGTGATACACAAGGCGATGTTGCGATAGATTGGCAATTTAGCAAAGATGAACAAGCCCGCCCTATCATACAAGGGACACTAAAAGCACAGCTTGTAATAACTTGCCAACGGTGTTTACAGCCAATGGTTTTCGAACTAAATGCCCCTGTAGCACTCATGATTTTGCGCAGCGAACAAGATGAAGAAGACGTGCCAGAACCTTTTGAAGCACTGACATTAGAAAAAACACCCGTTTCTTTATCTGATATGATTGAAGACGAACTTGTGTTGGCAATTCCTATCGTGACCTATCACGAACAATGCCCCCAACATGACTACGTATTACCTGATTCAACACCGATAATTGAAAGTAAACCTGTTCAGAATCCTTTTACCATTCTGAGCACCTTAAAAAAAAGCTAA
- the rpmF gene encoding 50S ribosomal protein L32, whose translation MAVQQTRKTSSKRDMRRAHDFLTKPTLSIEPTTGETHRRHHISPDGYYRGRQVLPSKSE comes from the coding sequence ATGGCTGTTCAACAAACTCGTAAAACCTCCTCCAAACGCGATATGCGTCGTGCACATGATTTCTTAACCAAGCCGACCTTATCCATTGAACCAACCACAGGTGAAACTCATCGCCGTCACCACATCAGTCCAGACGGCTACTACAGAGGTCGGCAAGTTCTTCCCAGCAAGAGTGAGTAA